In one Yarrowia lipolytica chromosome 1A, complete sequence genomic region, the following are encoded:
- a CDS encoding uncharacterized protein (Compare to YALI0A10901g, no similarity), giving the protein MKVELEVGNPADPRTTTYKSSSSGWVPVKSGEVKAVVLRSPHILNVNCTQWKLGSLTSQLKEVFFNKPEVVEFAVGTIKGESPSPVDIISVMDRSAIKVASRSPEKRPSTTIAAKSTEERAFNVSSKKERLSLAEKNPNLEAGHLVSTSWEKRKENHKNKFIGFHTGTRDLVQGEGFMSFMKHAFKDSTSTINRPLRAHIGFSPKATSESQKLLVLAFLKEQLATFFELRELEIGAQEVVCSKKEGKRALTLKNPCEVQQHSDSPGYVICRIPRLKSTCLELQKNLDDKTLKSLQREEYELQRLTAQQGEIDAKVRPLKKQAIVSISDYKRTVDTMSRIQSHEGLAEQRKGSQDSVKAELTQNISTMSGLKQQQQNYKKILDIGFVGNDSI; this is encoded by the exons ATgaaggtggagttggaggtgggAAATCCTGCCGATCCTCGGACTACTACTTACAAGTCTTCAAGTAGTGGATGGGTTCCTGTCAAATCTGGAGAAGTGAAGGCCGTGGTCCTTCGTAGCCCTCATATTCTCAATGTCAACTGCACTCAGTGGA AGCTGGGGTCCCTCACGAGtcagctcaaggaggtgttCTTCAACAAACCGGAGGTTGTGGAGTTTGCCGTTGGTACTATCAAGGGAGAGTCTCCGAGCCCCGTCGATATAATCAGCGTCATGGACAGATCTGCGATCAAAGTAGCCAGTAGGTCGCCAGAAAAGCGGCCTTCCACGACAA TCGCAGCTAAAAGCACTGAGGAGAGAGCGTTTAACGTGTCGTCCAAGAAAGAGAGACTGTCGCTTGCGGAAAAGAACCCGAATCTCGAAGCCGGTCACCTCGTTTCTACTTCGTGGGAGAAACGGAAGGAGAACCACAAGAACAAGTTCATTGGGTTCCACACGGGCACACGAGACCTGGTTCAGGGAGAGGGATTCATGTCCTTCATGAAACACGCGTTCAAAGACTCAACAAGTACCATCAATAGACCTCTCCGGGCACACATTGGCTTTTCCCCCAAGGCGACTAGCGAATctcagaagctgctggtgctcGCCTTCTTGAAAGAGCAACTGGCCACGTTTTTC GAACTGCGGGAACTCGAGATTGGGGCCCAGGAAGTTGTGTGCTCAAAGAAGGAAGGGAAGAGGGCTCTTACACTGAAGAACCCCTGTGAAGTTCAACAACACAGTGACAGTCCGGGCTACGTTATTTGCCGTATTCCCAGGCTGAAAAGCACGTGTCTggagctccagaagaatCTCGACGACAAAACTCTCAAGTCTCTCCAGAGAGAGGAATACGAACTGCAAAGGCTCACAGCCCAGCAAGGAGAGATTGATGCCAAAGTGCGGCCACTAAAGAAGCAGGCCATTGTCTCGATAAGCGACTACAAACGCACGGTCGATACTATGAGTCGAATCCAGTCTCACGAAGGTCTGGCGGAGCAGAGAAAAGGA TCTCAAGATAGTGTCAAAGCCGAGTTGACCCAGAACATCAGTACCATGTCCGGGctgaaacaacaacagcagaaCTACAAGAAGATCCTGGACATTGGATTTGTGGGAAATGACTCGATTTAA
- a CDS encoding uncharacterized protein (Compare to YALI0A10945g, similar to Saccharomyces cerevisiae NUF2 (YOL069W); ancestral locus Anc_3.149, weakly similar to uniprot|P33895 Saccharomyces cerevisiae YOL069w NUF2 spindle pole body protein singleton) → MSMYMTPRKQKPQAVNVCWPVLDLDEIITILAGFELNLSEDQLLKPTQQVVETIYIRLVSSLLGSDLERVAEAFSQCAAQTQNESSLYDGFVLLAVQKPIFQLFQDCGVHDFSMDDILHPTAKRLRLLLSAFINYARFRECREEWALYMKQSLEEENVRMETRTQERRRKMERLKQLRLLVAENSLEDELASNEDKKAQLNKLADMNVELVEEKNNFKSRLRAVVSRLDQQQNLVNRLNGDIFALSTTVSQDPVALRSHADAMHQQVAHKKHLSDTLSQRAQKLDISIQSLKQFRIDMDALKAASQNLDTEKSNLEEIHDRHLRLSHLYDQSSLELENGNRDARRSQHECDQLEQKIQTVKHQMEKLNQAAETRMATLRRQLGVEYGEKALVLQNIGIVNEDIAAIGVASAAMREAYMVDYKNATAEAERAQANLASYVARLKNGML, encoded by the coding sequence ATGTCTATGTACATGACTCCTCGGAAACAAAAGCCCCAGGCGGTCAACGTCTGCTGGCCCGTTCTAGATCTGGACGAGATCATCACGATTCTGGCAGGCTTCGAGCTCAACTTGTCGGAAGATCAGCTCCTGAAACCAACCCAGCAGGTGGTGGAAACCATCTACATTCGACTGGTCTCCTCTCTACTGGGCTCAGATCTCGAACGGGTGGCCGAGGCGTTCAGCCAGTGCGCAGCCCAAACGCAGAACGAGTCGAGTCTCTACGACGGCTTTGTGTTGTTGGCAGTGCAAAAGCCGATTTTCCAACTGTTCCAGGACTGTGGCGTGCACGACTTCTCCATGGACGACATTCTGCATCCGACCGCGAAGCGTCTCAGGCTACTTCTTTCGGCCTTCATCAACTACGCTCGTTTCCGCGAGTGTCGAGAAGAATGGGCGCTGTACATGAAACAGTCCctggaggaagagaatgTCAGAATGGAGACACGAACCCAGGAGAGAAGGCGAAAAATGGAGCgtctcaaacagctgaGACTTCTGGTGGCAGAAAACTCACTCGAAGACGAACTGGCCAGCAACGAAGACAAAAAGGCGCAACTCAACAAATTGGCTGACATGAACGTTGAGCTCGTGGAGGAGAAAAACAACTTCAAGAGCAGGCTAAGGGCCGTGGTTTCCCGCTTGGACCAGCAGCAAAATCTCGTCAATAGGTTGAACGGAGACATTTTTGCGCTCAGCACCACCGTTTCGCAAGACCCAGTGGCCCTAAGAAGCCATGCAGACGCCATGCACCAGCAGGTGGCCCACAAAAAGCATCTCTCCGACACGCTGAGTCAACGGGCTCAGAAGTTGGACATCTCCATCCAGTCTCTCAAACAGTTCAGAATCGACATGGacgctctcaaggctgcGTCTCAGAACCTCGACACGGAGAAATCCAACCTCGAAGAGATTCACGACCGGCATCTTCGTCTCTCCCACCTCTATGACCAGTCTTCGCTGGAACTGGAGAATGGGAATAGAGATGCCCGGAGGTCGCAGCACGAATGTGACCAGCTGGAAcagaagatccagacaGTGAAGCATCAAATGGAGAAGCTGAACCAAGCCGCAGAGACAAGAATGGCTACCCTGAGAAGACAGCTGGGGGTCGAGTATGGCGAGAAAGCCCTAGTGCTGCAAAACATTGGCATTGTCAACGAGGATATCGCTGCCATTGGGGTTGCTTCAGCCGCCATGAGAGAGGCGTATATGGTTGATTACAAGAATGCCACAGCCGAGGCTGAACGGGCTCAAGCAAATCTGGCTAGTTATGTGGCCAGGTTGAAAAATGGGATGCTTTGA